A window from Malania oleifera isolate guangnan ecotype guangnan chromosome 7, ASM2987363v1, whole genome shotgun sequence encodes these proteins:
- the LOC131160794 gene encoding uncharacterized protein LOC131160794 produces the protein MIRRKARSSSNDLDLATVKAAAWAWHQHGSNSDQKPNISEFYLRRARRSAPKPSRYKLEALKKAREAVKGSRSPDDWVNITLLDTHEIQRISQQLDHLKNQSHFKVNIKVHGDSLADNDGSLVKMMIRMKNKKKKLIEGFWPIRQAVRCGSTNDVAVNANRVFRDGRSREEHI, from the coding sequence ATGATCAGAAGAAAAGCTAGAAGCAGCAGCAACGACCTCGACTTGGCCACGGTGAAAGCCGCCGCATGGGCATGGCATCAGCATGGATCAAACTCCGATCAGAAGCCCAATATCAGTGAATTTTATCTCCGGAGAGCTCGCAGATCAGCTCCGAAACCATCTCGATACAAGCTTGAAGCCCTCAAGAAAGCCCGAGAAGCCGTGAAGGGATCACGCAGTCCAGACGATTGGGTCAATATCACTCTTCTTGATACTCATGAAATCCAAAGAATTTCCCAACAACTAGACCATCTCAAAAACCAGTCTCATTTTAAGGTCAACATTAAAGTTCACGGCGACTCTCTTGCTGATAATGATGGAAGTCTCGTGAAGATGATGATAAGgatgaagaacaagaagaagaagttaaTTGAAGGGTTTTGGCCAATTAGGCAAGCTGTGAGATGTGGTTCAACGAATGATGTCGCGGTGAATGCAAATAGAGTTTTTAGGGATGGGAGATCAAGGGAGGAGCATATATAA